The nucleotide window TTCACATGTCGCCCTATCTGCTTTTCCGTCATTGCCTTCCACTGCTTGAAATTGGTGAAAACCTCATATTTACttttcatgaaataaactcaCACCtttctggagtagtcgtcaatgaacgtAACAAACCATAACAATCCTCCACCAGAAACTACGAGCAATGGCCCTCAtatatcagaatgcacataatctagaactctcttacatacatttttttttccagatttaaaagaaaaCTTTGATTGTTTACCACATATACAATActcgcatatattaaaatcaatgcttttaaaaattGTAATTAAACAATAATCAGAAAGTACACTTATGTCTCGCTCGCTCATGTTGCCTATGTgcgcatgccacatacgtgcagataTGAAATCCACTACAGCTGCTACAGTTCCACCCGATGAAGTGCTTcctatcaacctgtaaaggttatcATTCATCTATGCCTTCATGACTATAAGTGCCCCTTTGAAACTGTAAGGACATGATTGAACCTAATAAATTTGCACCCAAGTGCCTCGAGTGTTCCCAGTGATATCAGACTCTTCCTCAACTTAGGAATGTGTCCCACATCTgtcaagatatgctccatcccatcaaacatcttaaaaCATATCGATCCAACACCAACTACGTTACATGCATTGTCATTAGCTATAAACACCTAGTCACCATCGCACTTACTGtagttggtgaaccaactcctatGAGGACGCATGTTATACGAAGCCCCCGTATCTAAAATCCATTCATCACTGAAATATCTGGATTTTGATACAATCAACTCGTCACTATCACTCACCTCCTCACTGGATTCCGTAGTGTTGGCCTCTCTAGAAGAACTTTCTAATTTATCCTTCCTCAACTTAGGATTCTAACAATCCTTTTTCATATACTTTGTCATGCCACAATTCCAGTACTTTAGTTTGCCTtttcccttgcccttggattaGGATCTTGATCACGAAGATCTACTGTCCTGCTCAAAATTTCTCCATCTCATAACCAGTGCATCTGTAGAAGCACCCACATCactgcttttctttctcatcgtctTCGACTGAAGTGATAAGGTAACAATCTCAACGATAATGGTTGCCCTACCGATGCATAAAGAGTCTTTAAACGACTCATATAATTATGGAAGTGAATTCAATAAAATACATGCATGATCTTTATCTTTCATGCCTATGTGGAAAAAactctttcagaaaaaaaaaacaaaaaaaccatggcataaactgatgagtaatgcactatgaaagtattATTATAAGAGATGGTAGACcttaccgattcgaacaaccatcgaatctcctttgaaaccctagttATTCCCTTAAACCATTTAGAACACCTTAGAAATCCATAATCCTCtctaatcctgattacacccgatatatatattatccaacaaaaaaaggaaacaaatcgCGAACTTACGCAAAACTTTgtgcaccttcgatggcatcgacaaacatTGAAGgctagtcgatgacatcgaaaacctTTCGATGCTATCAAGTAGCAACTCCCAAAATTGTTCAGTAATCAActaggaatttttatttttattttattttcttgatgggatcaaGCGGTCTATCGATCGCATCGACATACCCTGTTAcaaatagatttaagacattcaACAACAGTAGTATTGTGAGGGAAAGGTGAAAAGGACCCCTCATCGGGGATTAAGATAAAGCGTGAAACTGCGAGTTCCCAAGCAATAGGAGAAAAATTCACTGATGGCGTACTTGTTGAAAAATGAGCAAACAACTCATGGGAGTGGCTTGGTTAAGGAAACCAAACCCACCCCCGAAATGAATCTCTATTGTCATAAAGGTGAGTTAAATGTAAAAGGACCCTTTAAAGATTGGGTTTCTAGGGTAGACTATTCAAGAGCTATTCTAGTGGTCCAAATGTTAGTGAAGGTCAAGGGTCTATTTGGATGAGGGATCTTATAAAATTAGAATTAAGCCCGCCCAAACTTCTAATGCTAAAgtgacatttttttttcttcatttgtaattTTCGGCATGTTTAATTTCTAAAACTTCCTTAATTGGAATTAAACAATGGAATGAGccagttaggattaggattaatCTCGATTTTGCAGAAACTCCTACACAGACCCCCTACAAAATATGACCTAACCTTAAATTCACGTCAAAACTTGCATCATCCACTCTTTTTGTATAGGATTAGTTTTTAAATTCATGTTCACAAAGTGGGCTAAGTGGCTTTGGCCCGGCCCTAGAGCCATAAACCCTAGTCCTAGCCTAGCTCAAACCTAATAGAGTAAAGCGGCCCCCGACCTAGCCCTCACATAGAGCGTTGGGCCGGACTAGGGCCAAGCCAGGCCATGGTCTGGTCAGGGCTAGCCCTATAAGTTAACATAAGTTGCATCTATGATATGTGTACAATTGGTATGCAATTACTAAGTATGTGTTTATAAAATTTCATACTCTTCTAAAGTATCAACATGTTTTTTGGTATATATATGTCATATAAGATCATTCATCAGCCAATCATATGCCCCACCTAATCATCTACAGTATGCATGGACATAAATGACTGCATCAATGTATTGTTCACCCTAACCTAATAGGATAAAGAGGCCCCTGCCCTAGCCCTCACCTAGAGGATCAGGCTAGGCTAATGTCAGGCCAAGGTTAGTTTGGACCATGGTCAATCCAAGGCCAACCCTATAAGTTATAGATAAGTTACGTGTATTATATGTGTAGAATTGGCGTGCAATTACTAAGTATGTGTTTATAAACCATCATGCTCTTCCAAAGTATCATATTGTATTTTGTGGTATATATTTGTAATATAAGATCATTCATCAACCAAGCATATGCCCACCCAGTCATCAGCCATATGCATGGACATAAATGACTGCATTAATGTATTATTCCCTATCTGCCCTACTCAGTCATCAATATATCGTTCACCATATGAAGTGGAGTCCACAATTTGGACACTTTATAAGTGCctacgtatcatccatcacgttctaccagagtatcaaagttctttgaATTGTTATACCCACCAATCTACATTACTaatatgatggggacatcacgcgcacacgcacgcctccCCCTACGCACCTACACAAGGAGAAGGAgaaccccaccatcgatctggattgatgacgacatcCAAAGAGGGTCTCCTAGCTAGAAGATGGAGTTTTGGTTCGTTGAAGTAGACttgatagtcaagtaaagcccattatgggatctcatgattgtggcccactagtctgattaatctcatattttagattttgcttattaatgttatttagaatatcatggacactttagatttctttgattagttttattttggtttacttcatcgccaagtaataggttgcgcacatggcttGAGtattggggtatagggttttcttataaataagcaccccttatagaatttttggattattgaagcttaataaaaattctgtatttttctactcctctgagttctcgagttgtggaaatccaattaggtgcgaagccctcccttcatcgaagggctaactaccaagGCGCGAAGTCACAACGATCCTGATTCGCCCTCATCCTCTATCATCTATATTTCTCGTCTCCTACCACCATCTGCACTTCAAATCTATCATTTATTGCAACAGTTTTCCTCTTTATAGCAGAATTCCATATTCTAGCCCTGCAAGAGGGTTAAAACTTCAACGGAGCACCACACGCGGACCAGACCTCGGATCGGGCTAAAACTTGGAGGGTGTGTGTCCTAGCCCTGACCAACCAAACCCAAGAAGGCctttttttgggttcgtgggccccacgcacgtgcAGCTAACCATCAGCACACGTGCGTCAAACCCAACCTACTGTCCACACACACGGGCTGGCTACAggatctctctcttctctctttcactcctctctcacctgatttccctaaccttaaccctagATTGCAATACGTCTAGTTTATTTACCCATTTTCTAATACTAGGGTTttctgaattgaaattggtgaatcccttgaattagggactgattgctgtgcatgtgtggatgattttcattttcttttgaatattgtttggttaataatttttattgattcagccccagcatgtgtaggcctggacccacatagattccccttgtttgaatgtttgggcttttgtgtgggatgtggaattttgtgtaattgtttctgaactagtgtgatctaaagcctgaaatcttgcacatcatacttgaatttcatgtcctacatcataaTATATACATACTATATAGTATACACCAGGGCACTGGGTCGAGCTTTTCATTGTTGGCCCTAATTGGTTTTAGTACTGACCAGTTCATTTGATTACAATATCACATTATGATCAAGTTGGGGGGCCACCACCTGACAtgtatggtgggctccacaccacCTTAATACATGAGACATCTCAGTTGGCATGACTAATGGTGATGATGAGTGTATCAAATGTATAATCATTTCTATCTTAGGTGTTCCAAGTATTCTTTATTACAAGAAAAACATGAACTAAGTCTATAGGTGGATTTAATTTTGCAGATCGTGGCCTACCTACTAATCTCTGCAGGATCTGCAGCCACTCCACTCATGAATCGTATGCGAGAGGGGGCAGATAACCTTTTCACTGATGCATCAGCAGCATCCATTAGTATGGCCTTCTTTGCATTCATAGCTCTAGCTTTGTCTGCCTTAATTTCTGGATATAAGCTCTCTAATCAAAATTACATATAAGCTTAATTGCttttattcctctctctctctctctctctctctctctctctctctctctctgtgtgtgtgtgtgtgtgtgtgtgtgtgtttgatcttgaaccattcatttattatcattttaatatatgtacGTGTGGAACAATTCATTAGCCCTTTAAAGCAATGATAGgatttaatgttttatttttattctattaGTTTGCATGGCTAAGGCAGATATTTGCACTTGGGAAAGGATATGATGTAAACCATTAAATTTTTAGAATCTCCATGCATCAATCATAAGGTACGGAGCGTGTCCTTACTTGATTTCGCAATTACCATCGACTGTTGAACTTGTCGAAGAAGATGAATAGCTATTGGCCTTAGGTTGTTCACTTCGTCTTACCCTTTGTTTGAAAGGGTTTTTTGTTGCTTGAATCAAATGAGTGAAGTGGGGACCAATGcttctcttttatatatatacttgGATTGCCAGTGGAGGAACCCAACCATTGCTAAAATCCCTTCCTATGTGATTCGCATTTTGAGCATTGAAAAAATGCTACCCATCTACAATAGCTGAAAAATCCCAAGGCACTACAAGAAAATTGGACTTTACCGACGGCCAAAAATGCCCCTAAAAGTCCAAAAAACCGTCGATAAAGGAATTGCAGCAGTCATACATGCGCCGCTAAGGGGGGCATGCTGTAGCTTTTACTGGTGGTCATACTTTTTTACCGACGTGTTGATAGCCGCCGCTATAATACAGACTTTTACCAGCGCTTATTATCTTTTACCGACGCTTCTAGTGGCCGCAAGTAAAGCCTAAAGAAGAGTCGGTAAAAATTGTAAATGCGCCAGTAAATGCGGCAAAAAGCACCAGTAAAAGTTGTTAAAAGCATTGGTAAAAGTTGTAAGAAGCGTCGGTAAAAGATGGAAAAAGTTGTAAGAAGCATCAGTAAAAGATGGAAAAAGCGCTAGTGAAAGTATATTTAAGCGCCGCAAAAGGTTGCCACAACACCAGGGAAAGATATTCATAAACTCCAGTAAAGGCCTGCCGAAACATCTTTTAGACATATCAAAGCGCTGATAAAAGTATTTTTGAGCGCCACAAAAAGGTTGTCAAAACACCGAGAAAAATATGCAGAAATGTCAGAAAAGGCTTGCTGAAGCATCATGTAGACATATCAAAGTGCTGGTATACATCAAACATATCTACCAAGGCATCAGTAAAAGGCTTCCGACAAGCCAAGTATAATTCAAATGTCATGAAATGCTGATATATGCCATAGAAAACTCTTCGAAAACCTTTAAATATGCACTAGTAAAAACTGTTGATCGTGAGTTAATTTTTTCCTTAATCCATTTGATTATTTATATTTAATTGGAATCTGTATTGTTTTTAAATATTTAGAACCAAAAAAATATTGCACgacacaattaaaaatgaatagtAAATAAATTGTATTACTTTACAATGAAAAAtgtataatatttacaataatatgTTGAAAATGTTCTAAATACATGTAAAAGAAATCCctccatccaaccatcatttATTTCTGCTTGTAACCTGcaatacaaaataataaaaataaattaattacatTTAAACCATTTCTTGTGATTTGGATAGCATATCCTATGACTTTCAATGCCCTTGTAAGAATATGTTCCTTCCCATACAAGTCAATGAAAGGAGGAGCCCGCTCACTATAAGAAACAGGGTCAAACTCCAATCCAAAACTTACATAGGGCATATCCCATGACTTTCAATGGCCCACTTACATGAACTGGGGCTTAAAATTTCATGGCCATGTCTCATTTCTAACCCAACAAGCATCCATTTGCAAGGAATAAAGGTAAGGAAAGTGAAGAAGAGAGGGTAGAGATCTGACCTCTAATTGGCCAATCCAATCTATGGTAGGGATATGAAGCTGCAACAAactaaaacaaacaaagaaatgaggaaaaaaaggaaatagaaaaaaaaaaagacgcaaTAACctatcaaaaaaaaattataataatgacgtctcttaccattgctagtacatgccctgataaaTCAACTAATCTAAGCTACTACCTATTTTTAGACCACTCATGCGCTCTATCCTTCACATGCCACCATTAAAACAAAACCAATATaatagaaggaaaagagagagagagagagagagagagagagagagagagagtcttttaTGGGTTTTATTTAAAAGgttatgaaagaaaaattcatatatgtgtatatatttcAAATGGATAGGATTGGATTCGATTGGATCTTTATATATGTGTCAAATCTAGTTTACTAGGATTGAATTTAGACCAAATCTAATCCATAGATAGCCTCACCAACACACCTCTATATGGCCCAACGTGACATGTGTGCCATAACTAATAGATCAAATGCATAGTGAATGATCTGACCTAAAAACCGGATTGGTCAAGGCCACACATATGACAATattggatggtttaaaaaaaTTAGCAAATAGGTGGACTAGCTTGATTTTGAGTTAGATCGTCTGCACAGTTAAACCCTCAGATGCATCCATCAATGAGTCTTGTCTCTGTGAACACTTCCTGAAAAGTTAAATAGGCATAAGATACACATTTTATTCTAACTTTGTTTTGAGTTTCTAACATTGTCATTCTAATAACACCTGGTAGCGACATGGACAATGGTAGATATGGTTGCCGCTGCCATGGCTACTGCCCAATTTCTGGCCATcaaaagaggaaatgagagagaaagaaagtgtACCTTCGACTTCCTCCTAtgatttcttctattctcttcaACTGTTGGAGAGATATTGATGAAACTGCGTTGAAGAGAACGAGGGAGAGAGTTGTCAAGAGAGAGGGAGCGAAAtcagggagattgagagagggaaggagaggaagggaaagtatgagggagagagatcgaggaagggagagggagaggtgagatgggagagagagatcgaggaagggagagggagaggtgagatgggagagagagattgaggaaGGGAGAAGGGGAAGCAAGATGGGACAGAGAAAtcgaggaagagagagggagaaaagagggaaataaaGGATGTGTGGAGAGATTGAAGAAGGGAGAACgagaagagagggaaagagagtgaAATATGGAACGAGCGACCTTTTTTAAGTAAAACCCTTTTACCTACGCCCACCTTCAAAATCAAGGGCGCTTTTTTATGGCTGCCAGTGATTCCCATTATCACCAACATTTAGAGATGGCTGCCGGTAAAAAATACGCCGATAAAAGgacatttttttgtggtgtggcctcTCTCACCTCGAGCCTGATTGTTACAACCTCATCTCAGCAGAgagatttctatattttttttctttttgctttttctttttctttttctttggatggaaagcttggagaagaggaggaaggatgagagaattttatttttaaaaaaattaaaaaaaaaaaaactaactggACAGGCCAGGCTTATAGGCTTTCATACATCTACATCCAAGCCCGACCTAATTTTGAAACGGGCTTCATTTTTAATACTTAGCCCAGCCCTTGGGCCTCGCCTCGTACTCCAGTCCAAGCCTGACCCGAGGTGGGTCAGGCCGAAAACCCACTGGGCCAACTCGTCCCACTACCAACCCTATGCAAATATATGTTTCGGGTACTCATGGGAACTACAACATAGTTGTATGCACCAAacctttgtaggccccaccttatgCCTATttaattgatccaaaccatccacatcCTCCTAGACATATATGCGTACCATGTGTTGCGCATTATAAAGTTAGATTCCAACATAAGATACAAGCAGTTCTATCATAGGCTTGAGATACAACTACTCTCTTGGAAGATGTGGGACATTCCAATTGTAGATTTAAAACACAATAAATTCCATACCTTCATTGGCTGCCAAGATGTTGAACTCATTTGGATAAGATCATCCTAACACTTTAGATGTTGGTTACTTCTATTTTGAGGACCAAACAcctacaactggttgtaggtgatAAATCTAACTTTTTATGCCTTTCCAATTTTAGCTTCCACATATTGGAAGGGTAACACAATCTTAGAAGATAGTTAATCAGTTATCTTTTGTTATAGCTATTTATTTTATAAGTAATAGATTAGATGGTCAGCATTTGTTTGACCGACTTGTTATGGATATCCAAGGATGAAAATATCATATCTATTCATAAAGAAGGAGATGTGTACATATGCATGAGCTCATCATTGAAGaagtaaaaatatatacaaatGCACACGTAATTATATCCTTAATCTACACTATATTTACATCCTTTTCGTTAATACCTTCTTCGAACTCAAGGTGCTTTAATGGGGTTCAACTAGAGTATGGACAAAATCTTAGGGAATCTGGCTATAGAATGAGCCTTAGAGAGAAGAGAAGCTATTTTGGCATGTTCTAAAGGAACAAATAGAAGAGTGATAATGCCTTGTAGGACATGATAGTAAATAAAGTGATAATCAATCTCTACATTCTTTGTTCACTCGTGAAGGTATTATTCTGTGCAATTTGAATCACACTCTTGTTGTCACAAAAGATCAAGGACCATTGTTTGCATGTCTTAACTAGAAAAACACTACATTGGCCTATGGTCAAACAAAATAATCCAGTACTCCCTATTAGAGCTTTGAAAACgcaatgaaaaattaaaattttcaaaagcccaAATTAATTGATTAAGCGCTTAAGGACAATCATTTAGATATTATCAAGTTTATACAAAAACCAAAATCAGAAATTTTAGGCCTCGAAATaccttttaatcaacattatccaaaaataaTTCAATTGCCAATACTACACCTTCAAAGCAAAAGGCTATCTCTTACAACCATTCTAAATATGGAAAGGAGAAAAGCCAACACATTAACTCTAGAGTGAGCCTAAGTCAGCGTACAAGAGAGGCATGCATGGTAGACCccacgtgtgtatatatatatatgtgtgtatgtgtgcatgttaaaaaaataaacaaataaataaataacctctGTGAGACTATTATATTCATGTAAGTGTGCCTATACATAGTCTGGGCAAGCCTATTCACAAAAAGGGACAACAGGCCCACCcgaggaaagaaaaggaaaaagaggcGGAAAGAGAGAGACTAAACCCCTCTCAAGTATCCTAAACCTGCTCGATCCAAGATGATCAATCCTCTGATTACGGGGGGCAGATCAGAAGAAGCTCGGAAGAGATGATGGGACTGGCTGTTTTTGCCCTTCCGCGCGAGACCGTCAACCACCACATTCGATTCCCTCAGGGAATAAGAGACAATCACTTCCCTGCCTTCGATAAGCGCCCTTGTTCTTGACCACCAGTACCACATAGGCCATGAAGGGGTGTCCTTAATATTGTTGAGGGACTCGACCATTGATTTTGAGTCGCTAGCTACTTCCACCTTAATGTAACCAAGACCCTGACAGCATGATAGTCCTTCCCATATCACCCTGATTTCAGCCTTGCCATTTGAGTTGAAGCTGTAGCCCGATGAAAAGGCAAAAAGGAACTCGCCGTCATGGTTTCTAGCAATACCGCCACCTCCCGAAGGGCCAGGGTTACTAAGGGTTGAACCGTCAACGCTAATCTTAATCCAGTCGGCAGCAGGATGCATCCACCTGACAAGACTAACTGGGTTGAAGGACGATCCAACAGCTTCAAGCCCCAGGCAATCCAGGGTGCTAACACTTGAACGATTGTAAGCTCGTGGCGGAGGAAGGAAAGGGGCCAAAAATACATGTCATTTTCTGAAATCCATACATGCCATTAGTcataaaattcaaaaatcaagttcatcaGTGATTTAGCTAGACTTCATGATTGAAACAAGTGTACAAGACGATgtccctccaaactatttcccttggtgtggcacACCTAAATCATAGATAGGCATGATCTTTGGGCgtcaaactatttcccttggtgtggcatctaatggttcatgtgattttatataatcatcacagtaggCGCTATAAATTAAAAATCAGTAGTgcacatctctctcccaactatttcctttagtgtagtccacctaaatcatagatTGGACTTATTTTAGAGCCTTACGTCTAAAATTGGCACACACATCTGATGATCAAAGTGGCTTTTGAAAATACATGATAGTGGGGCCACCTAATCAGAGGACGTTTtacctaatcataaggtcattcaGTTCAATGGTCCCAACTTGATACTTTAAAGAAATCCATTCCTACCATCATTTACATGACCCAATTATAGTCTTAGAATTTAAAAATTAGGCCCATTattgattcaggtggaccacacgattgagAATAATGTACATGATTATGCCCACCCTCCAAACTTCTTCCTTTAGTATGACCCACCAAAATCACATATGGGTCTAATCTTCAAGCCCATGCTTAAATTATTGTGTGGAATCTAATGATTCACAttgatttcacataatcatcatagtgggccccataaaaaatcaATAATACATGTCTCTCTTCCAACTATTTCGTTTGTTGTGGTGCACCTAAATCATCAATGAGGCTGATTATTTTGCCCTAAGCCTAACATGGGCTCACGCATCTAATAGCCAGAGGAGATTGGAGGAACACATTATGATGCGACCCACTCGAGCCAAAAGCCAAAAGTGAATAATGTGTATTTCGGGTGGTTTAAATTTAAGAGTGCGTGCACGCGCGCAGTTTCCTTGCACTATAATTCGTAGGGGAGTACTAATCCCTAAGGGGTATGGGTGTCAAAGGCTCTCTTTCTTATACCCTAACTCTAGGATAAGATCTTATTTATGAGGGGTTAAGATTTCAAGGAGAGACTAATATGATGCTCCAACACCTTACAAACTTCAGTAATGTCTAATTACATCTAATGTATGCAATCATGTATAACTATATATCCAAATCGACTTAATTCTTTTACTATATATGGATATTCAACCTCGATCTAATTCTCATGCAAATTAAGTGATGGACCATAAGATATCAACTGTTAGAATTACCATCAAGTGTGATATAAATATTTTtaacaataaataaaaaatcaacagttaaaaacatacatatatataaccaTTTGAAACTTATGAGATATCGATTTCAGTAAAAAATTCACCAAGTAAATGGTCTGATCTACTAAATCTCAACCATAAGAGTGTCCCTAGTAGACTAGTGAATCCCTTATTGGATCATATGGATATCAACCATATCCTAATGAACCTTATAACACCTAGATATGAGTCATTGCAATTGACTACGTGAGGGAACccaaaatatattatattagaaACTTGAACTCTCTATATATCCTCAATTCTAGGGATTAGTCAATACTAGTACATATGCAAATTGATCCAAACCAAGCATGATGTATCTTGGTCTAGACTCTTGAAGTAATCCTCAATGCAAGTATCTAATAAGGCCAATATCATGAGCATATTCTCATGACACACTTACACACCTATTGTGTAGTAGGGCATGGGCTCCAACTTATCATTGAACTCAATGGTGGAGACCTTCTATTCGGATTTGTCATTTGTTTCCTCACACAGGATGATAAGAAAAAATGACAACAGGTTTGTGGTACAATTTGTTAGGTGCTCATGGAACAATAGAGTACTAAGTTATATAGAATACAGCGCTTCCTTGAACAAAGGTTGTTGTACACAATCTTAAGTTCCTAAGGACAACTATAGGAATCTCTCTTCTTtaactcgtgtgtgtgtgtgtgtgtatttaaaaTATACCCACATATTAATTAAGGCACTAATAACATCGTCATATAGGACCCGTGTTCATCATGATTTACAAACAAGATCACCAATTCAAAGGTTAAAACTAACACATTATCTTTGCAAGGCCCACAATACTTAACCTCTCTATTTCCACGTCCTATGGAGCATCTAGAATGAGCACAATTGTTGAATAAAAAGTACATGTTGATTCCATTATTACAGCATTCTTTCTTTATATCAAAGACAAGAAGCCATGCGAAAATTTTCATCATCTTAGGTAGCTCAAATGGTCGTCCTTTTTAGATGGCTTAAGTGAGTTTCCTATTGTCAATTAGATCGATGAGTGGATGGGGATAACTCTGCACTCTAGCCATTTATTCTATAAATAAGAGAAACTTTTACACCACCTAGCTTCAAATTTGTTACTACGTAAGCCAACTCAGGCAACAAATTTGAAGCTAACTTTGCTTGTTGGCTTTTATCAACGCTCAATAATAAAAATAGAAGTAGGATCATCACTATCCATAAACCTAACTATGATGGGCTTTTTAAGGAGCTAGAGAAACTGTCCCTTATTTAAAAGTTTTGAGGTTGTCAACAATCACACTTGAAATAATTCTTATTATTGGTAAGTCAAGTGGTTGGTTGGTGTTCATTACCAAGGAAAGGAAGGTAGCAGGATATTTACCAACACTACTAAATGGACTTAATTTCTCTTCTTGTAAGGCAATCTCTTCATTACCACAGCCTCAAACACCAAGTACTTAGAGGTAAGATAAGAAATAAAAACCCACCAAAAGGAGAGAATTGTAGCTACCCATGCAACCAAAAACAAAGTGAGGAAGCATAACACAAAGTGAATGAATGAAACAATATGTGGAATTAAGTGATGGGCTTCCTATCACTAGAAGCC belongs to Magnolia sinica isolate HGM2019 chromosome 8, MsV1, whole genome shotgun sequence and includes:
- the LOC131254323 gene encoding uncharacterized protein LOC131254323, whose product is MHPAADWIKISVDGSTLSNPGPSGGGGIARNHDGEFLFAFSSGYSFNSNGKAEIRVIWEGLSCCQGLGYIKVEVASDSKSMVESLNNIKDTPSWPMWYWWSRTRALIEGREVIVSYSLRESNVVVDGLARKGKNSQSHHLFRASSDLPPVIRGLIILDRAGLGYLRGV